aatgtttaattgaaaatggtacaaagacaacatatccaatgttgaaacagagaaatttgattgttttcttttttaatatatgcccattttggaactgatgccagcaacatgttccaaaaaagttgggacggggcaacaacaggctggtaaagttgtgtaaagcaaataaacagggCATCCCAGAAAGTTtgaatctttcagaagtaaagatgaggagggttttgccactctgtgaaagactgaacAATCAAAGTGCAACAATGCAACAATAACATCTCTCAAAGTAAAATTGCAAATGGCTTGTTCACATTCGCAAGATGGCTATGTGTACTGCATTTGTTTGAAATATGGGTTCCGTCTTCAGAAATCAATGTGATGTGCCCATGACATGCAAaacacctccacacttttacatGATGTCAGCTGCAGTCTGAATAACACAGAATAATAGAGTGGTCCCAgcagttcccagcatgctcaTTGTTTGGGGCTGCACCAACAGGCCATGGCTTACTGACATAAGCTATGCAACATGTTTTAATCTTTAAAAAGCTACATTTCATTCCGAAGTCTGGCACCACAGCATCTTGATGTTCATAGCTATTTTGCGCTGTATGTGAGAGAATGTGGGTGATTGAAGGTTTGGAGGGATACACCACTTGAGTTCTTCAgtttctcagaaataaagggagTATTGCTCCAATGCTTCAGTGACATTAGACTGCCAAGAAATGCAGCCTTCCTCAAGAGCATTCTTGGCTTTGACACACAAATAAACTCTAACTTTAGAGCATGAAGAGGAGGAAACTAGAGGCCAGAGTCAAAAAACATAGACCATGGCAGGCAAAACCAGCAGCAGGTTTAATAGGTTTAATTGGTTGAGTTGTAAAAGGAAAGCAACAAGGCACAAGTATGTACAGCAGGTGAAATAAGTAAATGGTGAACATGTCACCAATTTTCTAAGttaatatatttccaaaagtactATTGACATGAAATTCTCACCAGATGTCGGTAACAACCCATCCAATTCAAacatgcaaagaaatcaaaccatagatgtccataaattatgtctaataatgagaaatgacacagggaaaaagtattgaacacatgaaaaaaagagaggTGCACAAAGCCATGGAAAGTCATGACATCAGCTGAAATCCATCAGTAATTAGAAAGCAATCCTGCCACTTAGTGCAAATTAATATCAGCTGGTTCAACTGATGGCCTATAAAAAGGTGTCTCATTACCAAGGTGCCACACAAGAAACATCTCACGATGGGTAAAACCAGTAAGCTCTCTCAAGACCTTTGCAACCTTATTGTTGCAAAACATACTGACGGCATTGATTACAGAAGAATTTCTAAACTACTGAAGGTGTCAGTGAGCACTGTTGGGGCCATTATCCGGAAGTGGAAAGAATATCATTTCAACATAAACTGGCCACGACCAGATGCTCCCCGCAAGATTTCAGACAGAGAATTATCAGAAGAGTTGTCCAACAGCCAAAGACCACTTATGGAAAGCTACAGAaagacctggaatcagccaTTACAATTGTGTCAAAGATAAGTAAAGCAAAACAATAAGAAATGCATTCAACTGCCATGGCCTGTATGGACGCTCACCACGCAAGACTCTATTGCTGAAGAAAAAGCATATTGAAGCACATTTAAAGTTAATTAAAGTaaggatgaatggacaaatcttgattaaaaaaagagaCATTCTTAATAAAAATCTGCTGCCATCTACCAGGATGATGATGAAACGAGGGTGGacatttcagcaggacaatgatcccaaacacaaaGCCAAGGAAACTCGACTGttttcagagaaagaaaataaagctgctAGAATGGCCCAGCCAatcacctgacctgaatccaattgaaaaTCTATGGAAGGAACTAAAGCCCAGAGTTCATAGAAGAAGCCCACAGAACCTTGAGGATTTGAAGTGTTTGTGTGGAAGAATGTGCCAAAATCACACCTGAGCAATGCATGCGACTAGTTTCTCCATCAGTCTTGAAGCTGTCATCACCAACAAAGGCTTTTGTATGAAGTATTACATGAATTTCAGTAAGAATTTCATTTCTCATTACTGCACAACTTCATTTATGGACATCTATAGTTAGATTTCTTTGCATGTATAGATTGGATGGGTTGTTACCGACATCTGGTGAGAATTTCATATCAGTAGcacctttagaaatatatttacttaaATTGTTGATGTATTCAATACTTTCACCCACTGTATAGTGCTGTACATGATTCGGATGTCAAGAATGAGTTTTTACACAAGTACGGTTAAAATGTGGTCAAAATAATGTTAGCACATGTCATTGCAATGACACAATTTGGCTCTTACAACTTTCATTACTTACACAACCATGGGTTGTGTTATAAGGATTGCAGCACAAGAACCAGCTTTCTGAAATACATTATAGAAATAGTTCCTTCTAAACAAATGCTTGGTAAATGAAAGGCAATGACCAcatttttaagattattttatgtaataaaactgttGTCTACAATAAAATTGCTAGTGACAACAACATTTTAAGAGACAAATCTTATATTTCAGTTCTCAATAGGAGACTTGGTTACAACATTTTCTTCTCGCAGATACAAAGCATTTTAGTTTCACAGGAAGAATCAGCCCAGTTTGAGGGACTCTCATCAAAGCCACTTAGAGCACAGTCCTCATTTTTGTTAAAATCATTGGGTTCTCCTTTAAACCAGTACCTGAAAACAAAGAGAATCAGAAGGCCATCAATGTTTCTCATCCAGAGCTGCAGACTCTTAGAACTCATGTAATGTGGcaattaaaatagtaaaatttaaagtaaaaaaaaaaaacaaacataaaattcaactattaaatgatttattgattgattttatatgttcatttatttgattcttGTGATGCTACACTCGTCAATCTCACTCATCATAACAAAACTCTAATTTAATGATCATAGCACAGGGAGAAAAGTAATGTGCTAAATAAAACCCCAGGCAGATGTAACTTTAGTATTTTCCTGACTGGCAACACAGGCTCTAACCCCTCTTAGTCGGCTTAGAGAAGGTCCCACCAACTGGAAATTAAAACGTCAATTAAAACAGTCACTTCTCAATTATATTGAGGGTTAATCTAACGCAGTaggacttctcttcagctcctgaagtcctaaccaaaaGGACAACTCATTTAGCTACATCTACCTAGATGccacagagaaacaaatggcGTTTTCCGCCAGGCTTGTTAAGATTATAAGCAATGTTTTTCCAAAACCTTGACAGTGAGACAAGAATAGTGCTGCAGTACTTGCAGGGTTTGAATACAAACATTattctataaataaaaatgaactacaaaTGACAGACATGCAGTTGTAGTTAccttgaatgaggcacaatacagggcagctgaTTAGAACAGAGGATACATATAGCAGTCTTAACAGAACAGCAATTAAAACAGCATAGTAGGTTTGTGTGTCTTTATTTATCCCATTGTTATTGTCAAATGCTGCCTGCATAAATATCATCATTAAAAAGTGTGAAGTATGAGTCTAAAGGTCAGTAAAGATAGTTAGTTAGCCGTGTGCCCATGACATTGTGGTTTGACCACTGAACTAAATTTCTCATAGTTGGTTCATTTACTTCACGTTTAAATTGCACTCGGCTCTGGCAACAGaaatattgacaataaagcatAAACAAGCAACTAGTTTTGGTGAGATTcaaaacacatcctctacaaagaacacacttcttaTGTCTTGTATTTTAAGGCAGATTTtgggtttatttgctgaattgattatattgaaaaaaatcagggcacatttttaaaatgtctttagaaattgaataaatggaAACTGCACACTAAAATTTGGAGGACAatgaaacattcaagtgtgttctcagtagaggACGTGCCGACTTATTTTCaattaggaaatcaacaaaacatgtcatttgaccagtaGAGCGAAATGTTTTCCACACAACTGTAAACTGACTTCAACCTTTACTACTTATTCAGTGCCATGTATATTTATCATGCCgtgttatttatttcattctttatttatgtaattcatTTTGCCAGAAAAGTTCAGAGTTTAGTTCAGGAGATCTCTTACCCAGTAGTCAGTGCTGAGTCGTCCACCCATTTCCAGACCCCCTCTGAGGCCTGATCAGTCAGACCAATCCaagcttgttttttatttctcagcttGTCGACAAAGTCCTTTTGGGTTTTTACAACAGGCAGCACATTCTCAGTGAAACAGTCACAAACTAGAAAAAGTTCAGTCACATATAAAAGATCCAACGATCAACTCAGAGCAGCTCTCAGCCGCAGAGCATtacagagatagaaagaggagAACGTGAGCGGCACACAAGGAACATACTTCAAATGGCCTTCGTTCTTTTTCAAATGAACTAAAGAAAACAAGGTTATTATCAGCTGCCAATCATGACTCCTGACATCTCAGCGTTTCACAACTCCGCTTCAGTCTGAGGGAACAGCTGATTAGCTAGCTGATTCTAGCTGGACAGGTACTTTTTGGCGCATATACGCTGCACAGAGTTGTTCCACTTCACATGAGTAAAGAGCCATCAGAGCCATCAGTACATCACTCAAACAGAGTTTAGAAAGTGTTGTGCTGTAAAACTCAGAGCATCATTTGACTGTAGCACAAAAACGATAAAGTTAGTAACGGTAAAGTAGTGCCTGGACTGGACTaacttaaaaatgcatttgcaaCAATACATTCACTCCTCGATCTCACCTTACAGATTAAACTACATCAGGTAGGTTATTCAGTCAGTTTCTCACAGAATGCAATCGGATTCTACTCTGTCTAATAcaggaaaaatacatttctgagtgtgtatgaagttattacaattattaacaGATGAGTATATCACAGTAGAGCAAATCAAAGCTGGAAAAACTGCTGttaatgataaaatgataaatgttatcctttaaaaaaagaagataacTCATTTAATTTCTTAGACAAACTGTATTACTGAATAACTGTAATCCAGCAGTTTCCCTAGTTCAATTCTGCCATAGAGTATATTACAATAATCATAACAGTAACAAGCATTAATATAAAGGTGaccatttaaattatatttctgtgccttaaagctttttttttttttcaaaaatgagtACTGATGTTCCATTTTACCGTACTGTGACAGTGAAAGTATCCTTTGTCAGTGTACAGTCAGTAACTGAGAATCTAGGAAGCGCACCAGAATATTACATGCACCTAGAGTTGGGCAAACAGGCCAATATTTTTTGCTATAAATCATGAAAATTATGTCCCAGTATGTTTTATATCAGATATCATCAGTACTGCAGGACAACTGCATGTGTCATTGCATAGACTGCATAATTTCTTCTGTTTAATCTGATTTCATGTAGTGTACCTCTTGTCTCACCTGTTCCGCTCTGCTGTTTATGATCACCAGGTCAGCTCCCCTCATTCTGCAGTAGCTCCTAGACGTATTCCAGGTGTTCTCATTGATAGAGATGTGGTAAAAACTGGAGCCGTTGTATGTCCATCCAAACTGGCAGGCTTCATCCATGCATGGAATTCCCAAAGATAAAATGAGATGTATCAGTGCGCAGCATATTGTCTCTGAACAAAGATCTAAAAAATtttaacttcacaggagaaggaaaagttCTTAGCATTTCttttaagttaatgtaacatgaTTTTATTCCATGTCATTGTTgacaatttctattttttttccatgtaaataATGCAAATAGGAATTATGGGTTTCAAAgtatgtagtaataataataataataataatgaaacaaaaaataaaatgttatgaaaTCAAATGTGAATTGGGGTTTCAAATCATGCTAATacatgataaaataaaataatattaaaaaaaaaaaagattcatggTTTTATCCCAACATTGACGATATGCTAATTTAACAATACATTTATGGCAGCGTATTCAGGActtaaattttgaaaaatgctaAGTAACATCCTTTGTATTTACAATTGCTTTTCCCCTTTATATGTTAGCAATACTGTATTATTAACGTCTGGTTAGGTGCTAACTACATGTCATTGGCTCTGTATCTGTACTCAACACAATGACAAAGTTGGCTCTAATCTGATCTAATCGAATGTGAGTGGGCATCATTTAAGACATCATTCAAATTCGGGTGTAAAACgtgtttttgcattttcatttctgtGTAGAATGGCTTGAAAAGTCAATATCCTTTTCGATGTTACGTATTCTTGACTCCTca
This Pygocentrus nattereri isolate fPygNat1 chromosome 22, fPygNat1.pri, whole genome shotgun sequence DNA region includes the following protein-coding sequences:
- the LOC108439194 gene encoding CD209 antigen-like protein A isoform X3, with amino-acid sequence MIRSAKLKKEDRVDMVVEIYDSIDNIRSEDHNTEPVYANTKKTLQTQHTACQFGWTYNGSSFYHISINENTWNTSRSYCRMRGADLVIINSRAEQDFVDKLRNKKQAWIGLTDQASEGVWKWVDDSALTTGYWFKGEPNDFNKNEDCALSGFDESPSNWADSSCETKMLCICEKKML
- the LOC108439194 gene encoding C-type lectin domain family 4 member E-like isoform X2, whose amino-acid sequence is MIRSAKLKKEDRVDMVVEIYDSIDNIRSEDHNTEPVYANTKKTLQTQHTGIRTECCRLPVVCLGLLCVLLLTATTVLSVKFYLLTTERAHLERSYENVVAETAQNIKWFSEQACQFGWTYNGSSFYHISINENTWNTSRSYCRMRGADLVIINSRAEQDFVDKLRNKKQAWIGLTDQASEGVWKWVDDSALTTGYWFKGEPNDFNKNEDCALSGFDESPSNWADSSCETKMLCICEKKML
- the LOC108439194 gene encoding C-type lectin domain family 4 member E-like isoform X1 — its product is MIRSAKLKKEDRVDMVVEIYDSIDNIRSEDHNTEPVYANTKKTLQTQHTVGIRTECCRLPVVCLGLLCVLLLTATTVLSVKFYLLTTERAHLERSYENVVAETAQNIKWFSEQACQFGWTYNGSSFYHISINENTWNTSRSYCRMRGADLVIINSRAEQDFVDKLRNKKQAWIGLTDQASEGVWKWVDDSALTTGYWFKGEPNDFNKNEDCALSGFDESPSNWADSSCETKMLCICEKKML